In Brevibacillus marinus, the genomic window GAATCCGCTCGACAACCCCTTTGACGAAGTTGATTTTGCTCTTGTCGATGATCCCGTCCAGGTCCACCCGCGCATGATCTGCCGGAGCCGTGCCGGCCGCTGGCTCGTGCAGCCATGTCGTCAGGTAGTGGTACGTGTGTTTGTTTACCAAGGTTACGTCCGCTTCGTTGTAATTTAACTTTTTCTGCAGCTGCAGCGTGGTGAGAAGTCCTCCGTACCCCGCACCGAGAATCAGGATTTTCGGCGTGCTCATGTGGTATCCCTTCCATTTCGATTGGATTATTTTGCCAATTTTTCCGCTTCGTTGTGCTTTTTTTCACGTTCGTGGGTACCTTTAACGTACCCCTCTTGCGAATCACTTTATGATGACTGCGGGGTTGCACTATTTGGCTAAAAGCTGTGAAAAAATGCACAAACAATCGCGAAAAAATTGACAAACTTCGTTCACATTTTCACCTCTCATATTAAAAGGAACCTGAATGTTTTGCAAGTGATTTTTTGCACAATATTTCGCTGATTTGCCGGGAAAACGCCGCCTCACTCTTTTTTTTACCAACCCGCATGTTTATAATAGGGGGAGTATGCCCGATATCATTCATCAGAACACCCAGGAGGTGCTTGGCTTTGAGTTCGTTGCAAAAGGACGAGCAGATTTATGATCTTACCATCATTGGGGGCGGGCCCGTCGGCTTGTTTGCGGCCTTTTACGGCGGCATGCGGCAGGCTAGTGTAAAAATTATTGAAAGTATGCCGCAGCTCGGCGGCCAGCTCTCTGCCTTGTACCCGGAAAAGTTTATCTACGACGTGGCGGGCTTTCCCAAAGTCCGGGCGCAGGAACTGGTCGACGGGCTGAAGCAGCAGATCGCCCATTTCAACCCGACGATCTGCCTTGAGGAAAAAGTGGAAAACGTGGTGAAAAAAGCGGACAACGTTTTTGAAATCACCAGCGACAAGGGCATTCACTATTCCCGCGCCGTGATCATCACAGCGGGCGCCGGTGCGTTTGCGCCGCGCAAACTGGAGCATCCGGACGCGCCCAAATACGAAAAAACGAATCTGCACTACTTCGTCACCGACCTGAACGCCTTTGCCGGACAGCGGGTGCTGGTTGTCGGCGGCGGCGATTCGGCTGTTGACTGGGCGCTGATGCTGGAACCGATCGCTTCACAGGTCACGCTGATCCACCGCCGCGACAAATTCCGGGCCCATGAACACAGTGTCGAAATGCTTTACAAGTCCAAAGTGGACGTGAAAACTCCCTATGAAATCACAAAACTGATCGGCGAAGAGCGCATCGAACGGGTCGTGATCCAGAACAACACGACCAAGGAAGAGAGCGAACTGGAAGTGGATGCGGTCATCGTCAACTTCGGCTTTGTCTCCTCGCTTGGCCCGATCAAGGAATGGGGCCTGCAGCTGGAAAAAGGAGCGATCGCCGTCAACTCGAAAATGGAAACCAACATCCCCGGCATCTATGCCGCGGGAGACATCGCTACCTACCCTGGCAAAGTGAAGCTGATCGCCGTCGGGTTCGGCGAAGCGCCGACCGCAGTCAACAATGCCATTTCCTACATCAATCCCGACGCCAAACTGCAGCCCGGCCACTCTTCCAGCATGAATTTTGGCCAGTAATCGGCTGCGTCTCCATCCCCTGCAAGCGCTGCTTACGGGGGATTTTTCTTTTCCCGCCGGCGGATGGATAACACGTGATGGGGAGCAGGTGACGGAGAACATGTATAGAGACCGGCGCTTCCGCGAACAGTATGCCTGAGGAGGCGTGCGGATGAACGTGATGTGCCCGGTTTGCAACAGCTTTCAAGCGCTCCAGGCGGCCTGTCGGCACTGCGGCGGGCGGATGGAAGACGCCGGCAAATTGTCCGATTACTACGGCGATTACAGCCCTTACCGGCCGATTGATGACGCCAAACGGACAAACGGCCTGCCCGATTTGGCTCAGCACCTGTGCGTGCACGTTGCCTGGTGCCCTTCCTGCCGCCGGGAACAGCGGGTGGCGGTCAGGGAAGTGACCGATGTCGAACTGTACGCCCTGGAACAGGGCGGTTGACAAGAAAAAACCCTCTGCGGTCGGTGCATCCCAGCCCGACCGCAGAGGGTTTGTCCCTACCGGCCCTTTTTAGCACTCTTCGGGTTTGCCAGCTTCTGTCACCGTGCGGAAGGAAGAACCGCAGCCGCAGCTGGCGATGGCATTCGGGTTGTTGATGCTGAATCCACCGCCCATCATCGACTCTTTGTAATCGATTTCCGTACCTTTGATGTATGGATAGCTGTCCTTGTCGACAACGATCTTTACCCCATTTTGTTCAAAGACATGGTCGCCGTCTTTCAGTTCCTCATCCCAACCCAAACCATAGGTTAACCCGCTGCAGCCGCCCAGCTGCACGCCGAAACGCAGGAACAGCTTCGGATTGTTTTCTTCCTTCAGCAACTCTTTCACTTTGCTGCTGGCTTGTTCCGTCAAGGTGATCACGATGTTCCCTCCTTTGGAAGCGCAGAAGATGGGTAAGTGGATTGCGTCCGGCTCCCTGCTTCCAGTATACTAAGTTCCGCAGGATCGCTCAAGGTAGCGCGCACATCCGGAGTGCGGAAAAAGAAAAAAAGCCATCGAAATCAAATGGCGACGGAACCATAGCTTGAACAACGAGCGCTGCTTTAAGCAAAATGCGCCCGCTTTTCGCAGATGTAGAGCCGATATTTGTGTCTCTTTTCAGACCTGCCTTGTTTGCTGTCCAATTGCAGCAGCTGATTGTGAAGCCTGTCGATCTCCTGGCTGTATGAGAGTACGTCCGGGTGATCTAGCCCAAACTCCAAAGCAATCAGGATCATTTGCTGTCGAAGGAGCTCCATTTTTTCGAGTAAGTTTTCCCTCATAGTGTATTTATCCTCCTCAATTGGCACGACGATCAACACAAGTCGTTAGCATCAGTATATAGGAATTTACTGTAATAAGCAAACATAAATTCCCATAAAAATATGGTGCTTTTTACCTATATTTGGCGTTTGATGCGGACTCGATTCCCACCTTTTCGACGACCTGTCCCCCTTTTCCAGCATACTCGGTTGTTGTTCCCCACAAAAAAGAGATTTATAATGAGGTAGATTGAAATCCGACACGGCTGTCGCCGGCGTGAACCCTTTTGCACAAAAGTTCAGAATCGGATACATGTTGGCTCAAGAGCGATTGCCGACGCGCTCCAGTCAATACTTGGGGGAAGGGAAGTGAAAAGGATGTCCATCCTGCAACTTCAGTTGCAAGACAAAGCATTGGAACCGATTATCGAAAAAGTGACCGCAGGGGAACGGCTGTCCCTCTCTGATGGATTGGCTCTGTACCAATCTGACGATTTGATGACGATCGGGCAGCTTGCCAACTACGTCAACCAGCAAAAAAACGGCGACCGGGTATACTTCATCCAAAACCTGTACATCAACCCGACAAATGTGTGCGAGGCCCACTGCAAGTTTTGCGGTTTTCGCCGCGATCAGGGGGAAGCGGGCGCCTACACGATGGACAAGGACGAGCTGCTGGAATACGTGGACAAGCGCTACCATGCGGGCATTCGCGAATTCCACGTCGTCGGAGGGCACAATCCGCACGTCGGGTTTGATTACTACGTGGAGACATTGCGCACGTTGAAACAAGCCTACCCGCACGTGACGATCAAGGCTTACACCGGCGCGGAGATCGAGTTTTTCTCCCGCCTCGCGGGCATCAGCATCCGGGAGGTGCTGCAGGAACTGATGAAAGCCGGGCTGGAATCGCTTACCGGCGGGGGAGCCGAGATTTTGACAGAGCGCTATCGCGCAAAAATGAGTCCGGAAAAAGCGAGCACCGACCAGTGGCTGGAAGTGCATCGGACGGCCCACCAATTGGGGCTGCGCACCCACTCGACGATGCTGTACGGCTCGATTGAAACCTTGGAAGAGCGGCTCATTCACATGATCCGCATCCGCGAACTGCAGGATGAAACAAACGGCTTTTTGGTCTTTATTCCGCTGGCCGTCCAACCGCTGAAAGCCTCGGCGGGGATCAAGCGGCGCACCTCGGCGATTGACGACCTGAAGACGATCGCGATCAGCCGCTTGATGGTCGACAATGTGCCGCACATCAAGGCGTACTTCATCAATATCGGGACACAGCTGACGCAGGTCAGCCTGACGATGGGCGCCTCCGACGTGCACGGGACGTTGATTGAGGAACGGATCAGCCACTCCGCCGGCGCTTTGACCCAGCAGGCGCTTACCGTTGATGAGCTGGTCTGGTTGATCAAGGGGGCTGGCAGACGAGCAATCGAACGGGATACCTTTTACAATCCGATCAAGGAATATTAAACGTGCAAGCGCAACCAGACTCTCGCTTAGCCGGCAAGCGAGAGTCTGGTTATTCATCAGGCCAATCCTGATCCATGTCGGCTTGTTCTTCCCGCAGTTGTTGTTTGATTTTGGCAAACAGCTCCTGCGGCGTTTCCGCTGTGACAAAATCCCCGTTGACGAGAGCGAAGGGAGCCATGTAGCATTCTCCGCAGTAACCCAGACAGCCGTATTCCAGTACGTCTGCGTCCAGTTCCGGGTCATTCTCCAACCGTTCCATCGTTTCTTTGCTGTAAGAAGATACGTTGCTGGCACAAAATTCGACTAATGGCTTCATGTTTTCCCCCATCCCATCAGACTGTACTTTCTCTATTGTACCTCGCGCAAACAAAAAAATCAGCGCGGGGCTGCACACATGCCCGGGCAGGTTTGGGGAATGATTATGTAAAGATAAGTCTTGCATTTTTGTCAGGATGGGACTAAAAATAGAATGTATCCTATTTGGACAGGAAAGGACTAGCATATCATGAAACAAGTCGTTATTCTCGGTGGTGGCTACGGTGGAATGCGCATCCTCGAACGACTCCTGTCGTCCGATCTGCCGGATGACGTCCGTTTTACCCTGGTGGACCGGATGCCATTTCACGGGCTAAAGACAGAATACTACGCCCTCGCTGCCGGAACGGAGCCAGAATCGGCGATTCGCGTGCCGTTCCCCCGTGATTCCCGGTTGACGATCAAGCACGGGGAAGTAACGGCGATCGATTTGGACGAACAGATCAT contains:
- a CDS encoding NAD(P)/FAD-dependent oxidoreductase; its protein translation is MSSLQKDEQIYDLTIIGGGPVGLFAAFYGGMRQASVKIIESMPQLGGQLSALYPEKFIYDVAGFPKVRAQELVDGLKQQIAHFNPTICLEEKVENVVKKADNVFEITSDKGIHYSRAVIITAGAGAFAPRKLEHPDAPKYEKTNLHYFVTDLNAFAGQRVLVVGGGDSAVDWALMLEPIASQVTLIHRRDKFRAHEHSVEMLYKSKVDVKTPYEITKLIGEERIERVVIQNNTTKEESELEVDAVIVNFGFVSSLGPIKEWGLQLEKGAIAVNSKMETNIPGIYAAGDIATYPGKVKLIAVGFGEAPTAVNNAISYINPDAKLQPGHSSSMNFGQ
- the erpA gene encoding iron-sulfur cluster insertion protein ErpA, which encodes MITLTEQASSKVKELLKEENNPKLFLRFGVQLGGCSGLTYGLGWDEELKDGDHVFEQNGVKIVVDKDSYPYIKGTEIDYKESMMGGGFSINNPNAIASCGCGSSFRTVTEAGKPEEC
- a CDS encoding aspartyl-phosphate phosphatase Spo0E family protein, which produces MRENLLEKMELLRQQMILIALEFGLDHPDVLSYSQEIDRLHNQLLQLDSKQGRSEKRHKYRLYICEKRAHFA
- the mqnE gene encoding aminofutalosine synthase MqnE; its protein translation is MSILQLQLQDKALEPIIEKVTAGERLSLSDGLALYQSDDLMTIGQLANYVNQQKNGDRVYFIQNLYINPTNVCEAHCKFCGFRRDQGEAGAYTMDKDELLEYVDKRYHAGIREFHVVGGHNPHVGFDYYVETLRTLKQAYPHVTIKAYTGAEIEFFSRLAGISIREVLQELMKAGLESLTGGGAEILTERYRAKMSPEKASTDQWLEVHRTAHQLGLRTHSTMLYGSIETLEERLIHMIRIRELQDETNGFLVFIPLAVQPLKASAGIKRRTSAIDDLKTIAISRLMVDNVPHIKAYFINIGTQLTQVSLTMGASDVHGTLIEERISHSAGALTQQALTVDELVWLIKGAGRRAIERDTFYNPIKEY
- a CDS encoding DUF1450 domain-containing protein, giving the protein MKPLVEFCASNVSSYSKETMERLENDPELDADVLEYGCLGYCGECYMAPFALVNGDFVTAETPQELFAKIKQQLREEQADMDQDWPDE